The Syntrophorhabdaceae bacterium DNA segment AGATCAGATTGTAATCGTTGGAAAGCACGACCCTGACCACGACGTGGGGGTTACCCTTCGTCTCGGATATGCCGTACCCCTCACCTATTCCGCCCCCGGTAAGGCCATAGTAGCGTTTCTTCCGGAGAGGGAACAGAAGGAGCTTCTTGGAGGGAGTACCCTCTTCTTTCACGGAGAATATCCATCTGACCTCGATCGTCAAAAGCTTACCCGGGAACTTGATGAGTGCAGGCGAATAGGCTATGCAAAAGCCCCCGGGAAAGGAAATCCTTTGGTGAGGGTTCTCGCGTCACCCGTACTCGGCCCTACAGCTTACCCGCTCGGTGTCCTCTTCGTTATTGGCATTTTTCCAGAATCTATCGAGGCTTCCTATGGCGGAAAAATCGCGGAGGCGGCGCGACAACTTTCGGCGATCCTGGGGTCGGATGCAACCTGGCCTTCCGCAGAGGCGGTGGAGCACGCCGCGCGAGTACACGGTCGGAAACATTAAATACACGTACCGTCGCTTCCCACGTCAAAGACCGGCTGGAAGTGCCGGAACAAATCTATAAGGATATAAACCGCGTGGAACACAGTTTTCACAATGGTACAAAAAGCGGAACCACAACCCTTAAGTGGCATACATGCCTCTCAAGGGTTGTGGAGACAAAGGAGGTGGACAGGGCAAGTGTTATTCGTGTCAGCTTATTGGATCTTACGAAGAAACAGCAGGCGTTTTCATCAAGAAAGGAGGATCAGATGAAGTTTAGACGTGCAATTGGTATCGGTATTATCACAACTCTTGTTTTAACATTTTGTTTCATATCATTGAGTTTAGCTGGTCCGGTCGTGCTGACCCAGCCGGGAGTATACAGCAGGTATAACACTCCGGATTATGATGGTTGGAAGAGGATCTCCGTGTATGTGCCCGTCCGAGACGGCACAAAGCTCGCGGTCGATATCTACAGGCCGACCAAGGCCGGTGTGATGGAACAGGCTCCCCTGCCCGTCATCTTTCAGTTCACGGGATACCGCCGTGCCACATACACTTCCCTCACCAACAAAACCATACATTATCCCGACACAACCTTCACAAAATACGGTTATGTCATGGTATACGCCGACACGCGGGGCAAGGGCGCCTCTTACGGCACTCGCATGGAAATGTGTGACCGGACTGAAGCTATGGACGGCCATGATCTCGTCCAGTGGATAGGCTCACAGCCATGGTCTGACGGAAACGTCGGCATGTGGGGAGCCTCCTACACGGGGAATACGCAGGTTGAAACGGCAAGCAATACGCCGAAATACCTGAAAACCGTCATCCCCGAGTGGACCGATTACGCCAAATATGATGCCACGTACCGGGGAGGCATGCACAGGACAACAGCCGGCGGAGGCGAAACTCAGGATGATTCCATTACGGTCCCTGTGGACGAAGATACGGTTGATGCGAACAACAACGGTATCACGGACATGCTCGAGGCAGCGATTGCGCAGCACGTGGCCCCTTATCTACCCACGTCATATCTCTATTTGAACTTTATCGCCAGAATGCCATACCGCGACAGCTATGATAGTGACGTAGGCAAACTGGGAGAATACTGGATCAATGCGGCCAATTACCCGTACTTCAAGGCCGAAAAAGAGGCAGGCATTGCCTTCTATCAGGTAGGCGGATGGTATGATCTGTTCGGGCGGGATACGCTCATCGGCTACAACAACTTGAAGAAACATGGAAAGATGTTTCTGGCGCCATTTGGTCATTTCGGCGGGACAACCC contains these protein-coding regions:
- a CDS encoding IclR family transcriptional regulator gives rise to the protein MKSSKKKQKKSYSQFVPAVEQATRILQYLSSSSGLKANLTSICKYVGIHASKGYALLNTLQKSGYVNRDQSTKLYSLGLSLIWIGQKALEGVHVKEVAKPFLEGLAGETHSTALFGMIAADQIVIVGKHDPDHDVGVTLRLGYAVPLTYSAPGKAIVAFLPEREQKELLGGSTLFFHGEYPSDLDRQKLTRELDECRRIGYAKAPGKGNPLVRVLASPVLGPTAYPLGVLFVIGIFPESIEASYGGKIAEAARQLSAILGSDATWPSAEAVEHAARVHGRKH